From the Xiphophorus couchianus chromosome 11, X_couchianus-1.0, whole genome shotgun sequence genome, the window ttttaaaataagatcaaATAAAAGCACACTGATTTATTTAAGGAAAAGGTGACAGCCTTCAGAATAAGGGATTAGTTTGACCGAGAGCCTGATTtaagaaatgattaatcagGATCCAAAGTTCTGTAAACGTTTGCTGATTCAGAGTTAAAGATGTTTTGTGTTATATTGACCAATTTGtcaaattacaaatatattcCCAAAGTCcatgttgatgtttgaaaatgttttgatactTTGCATCAGCAATAGTATCCTAAAActtgcaacaacaacaaaaaaaaaatgtccaaaacactTGATATTTTTGTATCATACCAGAAGTTATAGCTGTGATTTCATAGATTAAATTTCTAATATGGACAAACATAAGCTGCATAATAGTTCTGTATTTCATATCAATAACTCtttcaataaagctataaattaaatgttatgaGTAATAACGCTAAACATTATATAATAAAAAGATACCCAGAATTTCACAGACATCTCAGCAAATACCTCTGCTCTCCTGCGCAGCTCCGTTTTCAGGAGGCACCCCAGGGTAAAGGTCGTGGCCCCGGCAACCGTGGCACACCAGGACAGGAGCCACAGTCCCTGTGCCAGCTTCACCCGTTTTTGAAAGGGGAACTTCATCTTCATGACCACCATGGTTGCAGCACAATGTTCGGGGGGACCCGAGTCTCACCGGGGGAGAAGGGGAAGGAGAGCGACGAGCCAACGAGAGACGATGCTGTGCTTTGTCTGCGAGGCAAGAGGAGAGTTTAGAGTCAAGAGACCCCAAAAGTCTCAGGGTGAAGATGACTGCTGAATTTCAATAAGACTGAAAAATGACAACTGAGCTGCACAAAAAGTGCTTAAAATTTTAGAAAACCTCGCTCCAGATCCTGGgagattaaaaactattttttatttcgACATCTCCAGTGGTGTCAcctcaaataaacaaatgtgtatGCCCCAAAGTTCACCTTATTGGTCTCCACAAAACGTTGTGAAAAAGTCCAGCTCTCCGCTGACCGCCGGACGCCTTCCTGTGTGCCACGCAGTGGATTTGGCACACTGGATTTGGCAAACCTGGATGGTGGGAGCGTCTTACTGCTAATGCCTACCTATCCTATTAAACTGGTCTGTGGATCCAGGCCAGTGTCTGCTCAGCACACGTTACTCACACAGTGGGACGAGAATGACGAGCCTTATCGAATCTGACAGGAAGATATTGTCACTGAAGTCATTGTCTGTGAAAACACTCATGCTTAGGGACAGATTTTGAAATATCTTTATtctataaatctaaataaatgtgaGGCTACTAGAAATACATCAGATATGTCAAATATATAGATTAATTTAGAATTTTGCACTGACCAATTTATATgacttttctttccctttcagTATTTTCAACTATTGCATTGAAAGTTTGAGGGGCAATAAATTACTTGTACAGTACTTGACAACTTTTACAAAgatgaaatgtttctgctgcCTTAACCAGGGGAATGTGAAGTAGCAGAGTATTAGAAATGATTATCTTCTAATGCTAATGAGGAGTTAAGAGAGACAAATATAACTCTCAGCACAGCATTAAGAGGCTCATAACATTCCCTATACAGAATACCTACAGTATTACTCTgatgttaaatgtaaatatagaaaaaatgaaaacgttttggaaacagaaacaactttttgttgttACCCAAACCATAAAGGAATACAACAAATGCATGAAGTACATACTGAGTCTAActtatttgctttattaaatGGAATATGGACGTACCTACATGAGTTGTGATCGGGTGTTTTGACAAGCTAATCTAGTATTGTCACAGTTTACAGTTCAAGAATGTATAATGAGGTcatataaagacaaaatattatgCATACATACAAGCATACATATACATGTACATGCAAACAAGATGGTGTCTACAATTTCATACGGCATAGAGAACACAAAAATTTAAAAGCCATCcctaaacattttcattttccgaCAAAATATTCTGCAACAAATTAGCCGGTGGTTGAATTCAAGCTGCACCGCGGTGGTTCAGTGTTAACACCGTTTTATCTCACTCCAGTAACTGTTAGCCATTTCAAATCCATTAAtcatatattatttaaaagacaaCTCTAGATGCTGGGTAAAAATCTTTGTCGCTACACTGTAATAAATATCATTGGTATGTTTATGAAAGAAGAGGGAAAAGAATCTGCTTTATAGCTGGGATTGTGATCAGTTCAGCAGCGTGTTAGTGACAAAGGGACTGGACTGCTTGTCatgaaacacaatgaaaagaaaattagataCAATTAGAAGTTAACTGGCAAGGTACCTACTAATTTAcagtttattataaaacataaatacattagCAAGCATTCGAAAACCCAATCTTCAGCagcgtttttgttttgttttgtttttttacagtgaacaGTCAGAGCTGAGTTCGCTCCCCTTTCAGAACCTCCTCTGGAATCCCCCCGGTCCAACCGTGCATCTCAAACCTGGCCGGCTCTCTTCCTTCACCTGACGTCGGGTCGCATATGAAGTGATTGAGCAGCTGTTCCGCTGACTGCAGGCTGGCTAGGATGCCGTCTTCCTCGGGCGCTCTGCTCTTCATCAGCCTCCTGATGACCGTGTCCCTATCACCACTCATTCGCCAGTGATGAATGATCTGATTATCGAGATCCTCGACGGCTTCGTCAGCTGAATGGTGAAGGCTCTGCGCGGCCTCCGTTCCTCTGAGCTCTTCGTCGTGGCGTGTCAGAGGTATTTCTTCTAGGCTCGCAGACCGGATGAGGATGGTAGACTTAACATTTGGACTTGTGGTGATCCTGTAACTCTCCTCCTTACGCATGCCCTCAGACAGATTCTTGAAGCCGGAAGGTAAAGTGTTGGTGTGGGATGATGGGATGAACTCGTTGTGAATGGTGAACTGAAGATGGGGTATCTGCAGAGGGCGCGGAGAGTGTCTTCTCACTAGGTTCTCACTTCCCGACTCGCTGTCTTTGTCCATGTCTGCTTCTTCTGGCCTCCATGCCTGGCCTCTGTTTGATCCCGTCAGTAAGAGGCGTGGGGTCTCCTCTCCCACCTCGGACCAGTCAGATTCCTCCTCCTCTGGAACCGACCCCAAAGCCTGCTCCGGTGCAGAGTTTGCTTCTTTCCCATAGTTATGGCTGTCCATGAACTGAGCCGGTGGGGGAGCGATTGGAGGAGTCATCTGCGGGAGTGCATCACCAGAAAGAGAGCGTGGGTTGACTTCACGCGGCCCAGCTGCTGCCTAAAGTGAACAGAGGTTGAAATTTAATCAGTTATAGTGCCTTGCTAAAGTAATTACACCACTTTGACCTTCTCACACGTTGTTACTTAATAATCACAATCTCCAGTGTTTTGCTGTGATTGAGAATTTTATATGGTGTTTACCTATTGAGggttaaaaaagacaaaattaaacaaatatatacattgttaaataagtaattaaatACCATACCACTCTAtaccatgaaataaataaaggtttgaatgaattaattaatttgatgaatagcttatatattaaatatgggaaaaacaaatatcattaaaatgcaaatatatatatatatactgtatatatactgtatatataatgtCCATATAATTATTTCACGGTTCCTGTTCTTGTAGTTTCACCCTGAAATAATCTAATCTGTCAAAATTGCACATCAAAGTCTAGAGGTGAGGATAAGGGCATGGCTAACATTCATCTGTTGATTGGTTATTACAAGTGTCTATAAGTAAGGTACTGTTTCCTTCCACTCCACAAATATGCATTGCTTTGTATTGTTTTGGATACTTCGCAATGTGCCGTTATGACttaagaaaatataaagttaaacaaaaaatcaaagaCTGAAATCAATCataatacattaatattttattgtattctgCCCAATTTTAGTAAATGTATGCCTCTCACGTTTATTTCTTCCATGGTGCTGGCATACTGAGCGTCACTCAGTTGCTCGGTCAATTCTGAGATGCGCAGATTCAACCTTTCTCGCTCTCCTTCCATATTCTGAAGCTGGTGGGGAAACACAGATCTTCAGTAAGTAAGATAACTAGCTCACAGTATAGCGTCCCCAAAACATTTAGGAATATGTTAACTGAGGGAGAGTTGCTGCCTCACCACTGAGTGAAGCTTTAACTCTAGAAGACTATTGGTCTGTTGTGTGGAGGAACAATCATCATGGAGCCTTAAGGAAAGAGACAGAAGCATAGTAAAGAACATATATGTGCAACATGTTACCATGCAAGTACAGTCACCACTTTATCAGTTACACCTTTCCAGTCAGTAATGTGTTTTACAATTGTGGCAATTATCTGTATCAGTCATTCAAAAAAGGTGTCTAAAACATTCCTTAGAGATTTGAATCCATTTTGGGAAAATAACATTATATCGATATGGACTTGCCGTCAGTCCATGACTCTATTCTATTGTACAATTTACAATGTGCTTTTGTAAATTGCATCCTTGTTTCGTGTTTTGTGGGAGACAGAACAGGAAACAACAGGAAACAGGCTATAGCATGGTTTTCCATTGCTATAGCCCATCTGCTTCACAGTATTCTGCATAGCTTTGGATGGATTACTGGTTATTAAGTCTGCTTTTGGCTTTCTGTCATCTCGAACCAttctcctctgtttttattctggagGCACCTGTTAAACCTGCCCATGAGGTTGCTGAGCTCCATGCGAGTCCTCTGAAGTTCAGTTTCCAGGATCTTCTGGCTACTGATGAACTCTTCTCCCAAACACTCCATCCTCACTGCTGTCTTCAGTAAACTTTGCTGCAGACCTTCATTTTGGTTTTGCAGTATcctagacaaacaaaaagtaaaaaaaaaaaaaaaaaaaaaaacttaaataagtTACTACCATCACTTTATCTATAACTTTTTCAGTTAGCAAAACCCTGAAGCAGCGATCTCAAACTCCATTCCTTAACGGCCACTGTCCTGAAACTTTAAGGTCTCTCTGCTTCATcacacctggctccaatatTAGCTAATTAGCATAGCTCAGTATAGCTTGACTGCATGCTAGTGAGGAAGTTTTGCCAATTAATTCAAGTCTGCAAGACAAGAAACACGTCTAAAAGTTGCTGGACTCTGACCCTTGAGGAATGCAGGTTGAGACTATTGCCCTAAAGGAAAACATTGAACTTACATGATCCTGCCAAAGTCATGCGTTTTTTCCTGTatgggaaaagaaagaaatatgttggtgagataaaaaaaacattcaaatgtaaGCACTGCTGTACTGCTAAAGTTTAAACACTAAAGAGGTTTAAAAAGGACGTAAGAATAAAAACCATTAGTTTGGATGCTGAATTGATTTCCATTACTTTTGTGCTTAGTGTCTAATCTATTGTTCTGCCGCAAATAATCTATTTTCCACCATGACGTGCATGCACTTGCCAGAATCAATAGGAAAACAAATGAGACAAATATTGCTACATAacttatgattatttttttgtgactcTTCCCTAAAAGTGAACAAACTCTAAAGATAGATTGCATGCAGAAGTTTAAACTTGAAAAGTAAGACCATACTTTAACATGGAATGGCCTGGAGAAACTTGTCCGTTCTTCATCCAAACCAGAGGGATTATTTGTGTCGCTGGGGGAATCAGTGCTGACAAGACATTCTGGCTTTCTGTGTGAAGGTGAACTAATAGCAGAATACTCCTTTAAATTAGGATGATGATCATCAGGAGTGTTGTGTTCAAGATCACTGTTAAGGCTCAGATCTGCCGGAGATTCAAGGTGATGGTCATGATGAAGATTTGTTTGGTGGTATTCAACATGATGACGCTGAACATCTGGATTGTGATGGTCTCTATGTTGATGACCTGGGGTATGGTAGCTTTTATGGTGAGGACCTGGACTGTGACAGTCATCTTCATGATGGCTAGCTGGACTATAATGAGCTTCATGAACACTGCCTGGACTGTGGTGGACTGTCTGTTCATGGCCTGGACTGCTGTGACTTTCATAATGATGGTGAGAATGGTGGGGATCTTCATGATTGTCACCTACACTGTGTTGCACTTCATGAGCATGGCTTGGGCTGTGGTGGTCTCCATGATGATGGCTTTGATTGTGGTCATCTGCCTGAAGATAGCGTGGAGTGTCCTGATCCCCAAAATCTGGATGGTCTGGATTGTGGTGTACTTTATGATGATAGCCTGGACTCTGGTCATGTCCATGATTATGACCTGGAGTGTCCTGGTCTCCATAATTACGATGGTCTAGATTATGCTGGTCCCCATGATTCTGGCCTTCACTGTGATGAACCCTGTGATGATGGCTTGGACTGTGATGGTCTTCATGTTCATGGTGGACTGGACCATGGTGGTCTACATGATGCTGGCCTGAACTTGGGTAGTCTCTATGATGGTGGTCTGGACTGTGGTGGATTTTATGATGAGAATGATGACCTGGAGTGTGGCTGTGGTCAGGACTGTGAGGGTGTTTAGGGTGATGATGATGGTCTGGACTATGGTGAGCTCCATGATGATGGTGGTCTGAATTGTGGAGGCCTGTGTCATGATGATGTCCTGGACTGTCGtcttgatgatgatgatgatggcttGGACTGTGGTAGTcttggtgatgatgatgatggcttGGACTGTGATGGCCACCATGATGAAGGTGACCCAGATTACGATGGTTAACATGAGGATGACGGCCTGGACTGTGGTGGTCACCATGATGATGGTGATCCAGATTGTAGTGGTCAACATCATGGTCACGGTGGGCTGGACTGTGGTGCTCTGTGTCATGATGGTGGCCTGGACTGTGGTGATCTTCATGATGATGGTGGCCTGGATTGTGGTCATCTCCATGGTGATGGCGTTCTGCATCTTGATGATGGCCTGGATTGTGGTAATCTTCATGATGATGGTGGCCTGGACTGTGGTGATCTTCATGATGATGGTGGCCTGGACTGTGGTGATCTTCATGATGATGGTGGCCTGGATTGTGGTCATCTCCATGGTGATGGCGTTCTGCATCTTGATGATGGCCTGGATTGTGGTGATCTTCATGATGATGGTGGCCTGGACTGTGGTGATCTTCATGATGATGGTGGCCTGGACTGTGGTGATCTTCATGATGATGGTGGCCTGGATTGTGGTGATCTTCATGATGATGGTGGCCTGGACTGTGGTGATCTTCATGATGATGGTGGCCTGGACTGTGGTGATCTTCATGATGATGGTGGCCTGGATTGTGGTCATCTCCATGGTGGTGGCGTTCTGCATCTTGATGATGGCCTGGACTGCGGTGACTTCCATGATGATGATGGCCTGCACTGTGGAGATTTCCATGATGATGGTGACCTGCACTGTGGTGGTCGCCATGGTGATGGTGACCTGGATTGTGGTGGTAGTCATGGTGATGGTGACCTGGATTGTGGTGGTCGTCATGGTGATGGTTGCCATGATGATGGTCGCCATGATGATGGTCGCCATGATGATGGTGACCTGGGCTATTGTAGTCGCCATGATGATGGTGACCTGTACCATGGTGGTCcccatgatgatgatgacgatgccCAGGACTTTGGTGCCTTCCATGGTGATGATGGCCTGGATTGTGGTGGTCTCCATGATGATGCTGATTAGCTTCTTTATGGGAGTCCACATGGTAGTGCTGGTGGGTTTCATAGGGATGAGGCCTATCCTTGTGCTCACTATGGTGATGTGGACGTGTTGGACTGTGAGGATCTCCAATGTCACTGGTTGAACTGTGACGTCCATGCAGATGAGGAGTGGTAGGCCGTGAGCTTGAATGGCTGTGATAGCGATGATTTGAACTATGATGGTCTTCATGATGATGAGTTGGGCTACAATTATCTTCATGATTTTTGTCTCCAGACTGATGGCAATGTGGTGCATTGTGGTGTCTATGGTGATGGTGATGACTAGAAGTATGGCCATATCTTTCATGTTGGTGATGACCTGGACTGTTGCAATCTTCATTGTTATGGTGATTGGAACGATGGCGGTGGTAGTGCTTTCGAGAAGGCAATCGAGATTGATGCTCACGAGCTGGAGATCTTGAGCGACAGCTTCTACGTCTGTGCTTTGGATGACCAGACGGACTGTCAGAGCAGACACCGGGATGATGGGAAGCTTTAGAGTGAGACAGACGAGAAGACTTAGAATGCTTGCTAGTACGGGAATGTCTGCTTGAGCTAATTGAGTCTGCACTTGCAGCACGACTTCTCTGCTGTCTGGGTTTGTCAGTGCTACTGTCTGTCTCCCTGGATCTGGTGGAGACCTGTCCTGGGCTCCAGGGTCTTTGAGCATCTGTGACCCCAAGAGAGGTAAGTCTCATTGGGCTGAGCACTTGCCGTGTAATCTCGTTAAGGAAGgcagaaaactgcattttttctttcattaaattcTTCTTAGCTTCACTTTTGCTCCTCTCCAGCTCATCTCCTTCATTGCTTCCATTTCCTCCTTTATTTTTGGGTGCTTTGAGATCCTCCATTGATTTTGCCTTGCGGAAGCTTCCATCATTTCCTAAACCTCTTGTACTTGTTTGCTGATTTTTGAATCCTGCTCTAGTAGGACAGTTGCGGGAAGATTTCTCAATGCCTTTTTTCTGCTTGACAGATATCCTGTGCTGACTTCCTCTTTTAattattaaaggggcagtgtcatcatcatcttcttcttcttcaaagtACCGATGTTTTGTAGAAATGTCAGTAAAAGACTGGGAATGCTGAGGCTTCCTGTGAGTGTATGTATCTGAAGAGTCACTGGTGTTTCCAGTAGAAAGACTAGAGGTGGAAGAAGATGTtgtggaagaggaggaaaacgaagaagaggagaaggaggaaggtgatgatgaggaagaggatgaagaggatgTTGATGAGGAAGACGATGAAGATGAGGAGTCAAAGGAggtttctgaaacagaaaaattacgATGCTTTTGCCTATGATGACCATGGTGAGGGTGTGAAGAATGACTCTTCTCATGTTCCCCGTGATTTTGGTTGTGTGGAGGATGATCGCCGCTGTCCACTGTTGACAGAGTGctgttgaaaaaaacattttatagttaGAATATCTGAATCGCAGTAATAAGAGATTAACTTTGCCTCTAAATTTCTAAcataaaatgagacaaaaactaaaaaacacttTAGGATTCATATCTCATGAAGGTGTTTTTTTGGCATATTTCATGTAATAACACATAattgcaaagtggaaggaaaaacatggTTTTCGAAAGTTTTTACTCCTGgtaatcagaaaaaatgtatttctacgtcaatactttgtagaaccacctttaaCTGGAGCTGCAGTAGGAAATCTTTTGTGGTATTTCTATACCACCGTTGCACAGTTGGAGTCTGCAAATTTTGTCGATTCCTCTTTGCAAAATCCCACAAACTCAGTTAGATTTGATGGAAAGTATCTCTTAACAGCAGTTTTTAAGTCTTGCCACAAAgtctcaatttaatttaaatctcAACTTTTGATTCTAGTTTGAATAATATATTCTAAACCTCTCTAATGTAGATCTGCCTGTACGGATCCTTGACCTACTAGAATCTGTGCCAGTCTCATTTCTTTTCCGGTCTCtaacaaattttgtttaattagcTCTATCCACTGTCTATTCTGACCAGTTTCCCTACGCctgatgaagaaaagcattctCACACCACTGCTTTTTGGCCAGTTCTCAGTTAAATTCATCTTACCACCATCAGCTCTGATTGGTTTCCTGTTCTTTCTCAAAAGAAGcgtccttgcagcatgagatgctCCCATCTCTGTTTCATTTTGGACATGCTGTTTTTAGACCTAACTTGTTTTGAAATTGACAATGTTATCCCTGACCACCTTGCTGAATTCTTTGTTCCTTATGAGCTTGTCAGAGAACAGCTGCATATAGTGAGGTTAAACTACACACAAATGAACTATTTTTGCAATTTAGGGGACTTCTGAAGGAACTTTTATTCTTCTTGGATTGTCTTGATGGGTGTCAGTTTAAAAGGGGCTCAATCCAGATGCATGCCGCAATTttttagtatatatatatatataaaaaaaaggcttctttttttcactATGCACTACTACTATGTCTctaaatgtgacataaaatgcaataaagtttatagttgtaatgtgacaaacatgaaaaagttggtaacactttatttgacggggtgttCATAAGACTGACTGTCTACTAtcataaatgtgaaatttttatGAACATGAATAAGTCCCTATGAATGTgaatgactgttgtcatgaagtgtcatttggtaaataatgtcacttttaatgcaatgttgctttaaaagtagcattaaaaataaatgaaaaccttgttctaaagtgtcattatttaccaaataatgttAAGTTTGTACGTTTAATAGACCTTTAATTCTACTTtcaaagcaactttgcattaaaagtgacATAATTTATCAAATGACCCTTCATGACCACAGTCAAAAACATTCATAGGGACTCATTCCTGTTCATAAAAGGCGTCATGTCacatttatgacagtgttatgtcagtcttatgagcaccctttcaaataaagttttaccaaAAGGTTCAAGTGATATGAAGATTTTTGCAAGGCGCTGAGAACAGTCTTAAGCAGGGAGAAGTAGCCACAGACTTACTCTTGACTGGTGTTGTCATCGGACCGGTGATGGTAGTGATGGTGGTGATGGACTTGGTGGTGGCGATGCTGCATCACTTGTTTAGCCTTTCTGtgtttcagttctttttcttGATGGTCAGACATTTGAGACCACTTGCACTGGTCTAAAATATTTCCTCATCCAGCGCGGCAGCAGCTGaggactgaaataaaacattaaatcagtttaaattatactgttttcatgtgttttttttaactcaaataattataatgaaattgtgcatttaatattttatatgaatGTAATAATTAATGTAAGCTTGATATACAATGAAACACCATGACATGAAGCATAACCGATGCTTGCTTTGTAGGAAACCAATGAtgaaatgttatatatatattttttaaaatacaacagaatactgcaataaatgtttaaattgataAACAGTCTAAAAGATAAGTGACTGTACAGTCAGTATCTGTACTTACGTTGAGAGCAGGGGTGTTTACACTTACGTTCCCTCCGTGATGCCCCCTCTTAACTGCACAAGCACAAGCAGAACCCATCCTGACATATCAATATATATCTCTGTGCCAACCAATGACAGAAGGGCTTTGATCTGAGCCGGACTCCACTAAAAACAGTACAGCGTGTGACTGCTTTTGCAGGAATCAATAAAAGAAAGTATGAATGAGTACAACATATAAACAGCAATATAAAT encodes:
- the LOC114152697 gene encoding uncharacterized protein LOC114152697, whose translation is MILQNQNEGLQQSLLKTAVRMECLGEEFISSQKILETELQRTRMELSNLMGRFNRLHDDCSSTQQTNSLLELKLHSVLQNMEGERERLNLRISELTEQLSDAQYASTMEEINAAAGPREVNPRSLSGDALPQMTPPIAPPPAQFMDSHNYGKEANSAPEQALGSVPEEEESDWSEVGEETPRLLLTGSNRGQAWRPEEADMDKDSESGSENLVRRHSPRPLQIPHLQFTIHNEFIPSSHTNTLPSGFKNLSEGMRKEESYRITTSPNVKSTILIRSASLEEIPLTRHDEELRGTEAAQSLHHSADEAVEDLDNQIIHHWRMSGDRDTVIRRLMKSRAPEEDGILASLQSAEQLLNHFICDPTSGEGREPARFEMHGWTGGIPEEVLKGERTQL